A single genomic interval of Halorubrum aethiopicum harbors:
- a CDS encoding amidase family protein, whose protein sequence is MDDRTIDDEFDLLEATVDEIHAAFEAGTLTAEGLTGAYLDRIDEHTDDLNAILTVNEAALSRARELDDRFAADGPVGPLHGVPTVIKDNHDTADMPTTAGSELFAEFVPDEDAFVVERLREAGAVILAKANLQELSFGVDSVSSLGGETRNPYALDRRPSGSSGGTAAAIASNLAAVGTGTDTCSSVRSPPAFASLVGVRPTRGLVSRTGIVPLSATQDTAGPIARTVADAARTLEAMVGYDPDDPVTALGVGEVPEKGYAAHLDADGLEGARIGVARDLFEVSDPENPAADTAEAVVSVVESAMEELEAAGATLVDPVEVVDREFLDSARVVGKEFERDFDAYLAAHDGTPVDSLRELAESGTMAPSVEERVLDGGILGVAEGVDDDLEYQRALARRETVRTETVNRLVTEDLDALLYPPSMALPVEIPDHQPFSEMRCELSAHTGLPSIVLPAGFADADGEELPVGFELLGRPFAEPRLLELGYAYERAAEPRRPPERFA, encoded by the coding sequence ATGGACGACCGAACGATCGACGACGAGTTCGACCTGTTGGAGGCGACGGTCGACGAGATACACGCCGCCTTCGAGGCGGGGACGCTGACCGCCGAGGGGCTCACCGGGGCGTACCTCGACCGGATCGACGAACACACCGACGACCTCAACGCGATCCTGACGGTGAACGAGGCGGCACTCTCTCGCGCCAGGGAGTTGGACGACCGGTTCGCGGCCGACGGCCCCGTCGGCCCGCTCCACGGGGTCCCGACGGTCATCAAGGACAACCACGACACCGCCGACATGCCGACGACGGCGGGGTCGGAGCTGTTCGCGGAGTTCGTTCCCGACGAGGACGCGTTCGTCGTCGAGCGGCTCCGGGAGGCGGGCGCGGTGATCCTCGCGAAGGCGAACCTCCAGGAGCTCTCCTTCGGCGTCGACTCCGTGAGCTCGCTCGGCGGCGAGACGCGGAACCCCTACGCGCTCGACCGGCGGCCGTCGGGATCGAGCGGCGGGACCGCCGCGGCGATCGCGAGCAACCTCGCGGCGGTCGGCACCGGCACCGACACCTGCTCGTCGGTTCGGTCCCCGCCGGCGTTCGCGAGCCTCGTCGGCGTCCGGCCCACGCGGGGGCTCGTGAGCCGCACGGGGATCGTCCCGCTCTCGGCGACGCAGGACACCGCGGGGCCGATCGCCCGAACCGTCGCCGACGCGGCGCGGACGCTCGAGGCGATGGTCGGATACGACCCGGACGACCCGGTCACGGCGCTCGGCGTCGGCGAGGTGCCGGAGAAGGGGTACGCGGCGCACCTCGACGCCGACGGGCTCGAGGGCGCGCGGATCGGCGTCGCGCGCGACCTCTTCGAGGTGTCCGACCCCGAGAACCCGGCGGCGGACACCGCGGAGGCGGTCGTCTCCGTCGTCGAGTCCGCGATGGAGGAACTCGAGGCGGCGGGCGCGACTCTCGTCGATCCGGTCGAGGTCGTCGACCGGGAGTTCCTCGACTCCGCGCGGGTCGTCGGCAAGGAGTTCGAGCGCGACTTCGACGCGTACCTCGCCGCGCACGACGGGACGCCCGTCGACTCGCTGCGGGAGCTGGCCGAGAGCGGGACGATGGCCCCGAGCGTCGAGGAGCGCGTCCTCGACGGCGGGATCCTCGGCGTGGCCGAGGGGGTGGACGACGACCTCGAGTACCAGCGGGCGCTCGCGCGACGCGAGACGGTCCGGACCGAGACGGTGAACCGGCTGGTCACGGAGGACCTCGACGCGCTGTTGTACCCGCCCTCCATGGCGCTGCCGGTCGAGATCCCCGACCACCAGCCGTTCTCGGAGATGCGCTGTGAGCTCTCCGCCCACACCGGGCTTCCCTCGATCGTGTTGCCCGCCGGGTTCGCCGACGCCGACGGCGAGGAACTGCCGGTCGGGTTCGAACTCCTCGGCCGGCCGTTCGCCGAGCCGCGGCTCCTCGAGCTCGGGTACGCCTACGAGCGGGCGGCGGAGCCCCGCCGGCCGCCGGAGCGGTTCGCGTAG
- a CDS encoding 5,10-methylenetetrahydromethanopterin reductase yields MLGIELTPEHDPHRVVDLGVRAEAAGYDAVYSTCHYNNRDPWAVLSRLAAATESVRLGPGVANPYETHPVTLASKVATLDELSDGRAVFGLGPGDPSTLRNLGLEDDRGLRPVLEAFKTAQKLWAGERVDHDGTFEASGAGLNYEPPQGASIPVHVGGEGPHMCRMAAKHADGLLYNGSHPKDLAWAREQVDDGLADRPDSRGGFDLVAYAAVSVAEDGAAAREAARPPVAFIAGGAAPPVLKRHGIDADAAAAIGERVSAGDFSAAFDLVTPDMIDAFCMAGTPETVRERASALAEHADGLVVGSPLGPDLEAGVDLAAEALSGLF; encoded by the coding sequence ATGCTCGGCATCGAACTCACCCCCGAACACGACCCGCACCGCGTCGTCGACCTCGGCGTCCGCGCCGAGGCCGCCGGCTACGACGCCGTCTACTCGACGTGCCACTACAACAACCGCGACCCGTGGGCGGTCCTCTCGCGGCTCGCGGCGGCGACCGAGTCGGTCCGGCTCGGCCCCGGCGTCGCCAACCCCTACGAGACCCACCCCGTCACCCTCGCCTCGAAGGTCGCCACCCTCGACGAGCTCTCCGACGGTAGAGCGGTCTTCGGGCTCGGCCCCGGCGATCCCTCGACGCTCCGGAACCTCGGGCTCGAGGACGATCGCGGGCTCCGGCCCGTGTTGGAGGCGTTCAAGACCGCTCAAAAGTTGTGGGCCGGCGAGCGCGTCGACCACGACGGGACCTTCGAGGCGAGCGGCGCGGGGCTCAACTACGAGCCCCCGCAGGGGGCGTCGATCCCGGTCCACGTCGGCGGCGAGGGGCCGCACATGTGCCGGATGGCGGCGAAACACGCCGACGGTCTCCTGTACAACGGTTCGCACCCGAAGGACCTCGCGTGGGCCCGCGAGCAGGTCGACGACGGGCTCGCCGACCGCCCGGACTCGCGGGGCGGGTTCGACCTCGTCGCCTACGCCGCGGTGTCGGTCGCCGAGGACGGCGCGGCCGCCCGCGAGGCCGCCCGTCCCCCCGTGGCGTTCATCGCCGGCGGCGCGGCCCCGCCCGTCCTGAAGCGGCACGGGATCGACGCCGACGCCGCCGCGGCGATCGGCGAGCGCGTCTCAGCCGGCGACTTCTCCGCCGCCTTCGATCTGGTGACGCCCGACATGATCGACGCGTTCTGTATGGCGGGAACGCCCGAGACCGTCCGCGAGCGCGCGAGCGCCCTGGCGGAACACGCCGACGGGCTGGTCGTCGGGTCGCCGCTCGGTCCGGATCTCGAGGCCGGCGTCGACCTCGCGGCCGAGGCGCTCTCGGGGCTCTTTTGA
- a CDS encoding DUF5518 domain-containing protein: MTDWRAVGYGFVVTVIAGLLATFAPVIGHVGAGLIGGFVAGYVAGGGLLSGTWHGLLAGSVSGVVVTLLLAAFGGLLGLAGGPLGGLLGGAGVLVVGLLLTFLFAIDSALAGAIGGVLGE; this comes from the coding sequence ATGACCGACTGGCGCGCCGTCGGCTACGGGTTCGTCGTCACCGTGATCGCCGGGTTGCTGGCGACGTTCGCGCCCGTGATCGGCCACGTGGGTGCCGGACTGATCGGCGGGTTCGTCGCGGGCTACGTCGCCGGCGGCGGCCTGCTGTCGGGGACGTGGCACGGCCTGCTCGCCGGCTCCGTGAGCGGGGTCGTCGTCACGCTGCTGCTCGCCGCGTTCGGCGGACTGCTCGGGCTCGCGGGCGGCCCGCTCGGCGGATTGTTAGGCGGCGCGGGCGTCCTCGTCGTCGGACTCCTCCTCACGTTCCTGTTCGCCATCGACTCCGCGCTCGCGGGGGCGATCGGCGGCGTCCTCGGGGAGTGA
- a CDS encoding DUF367 family protein codes for MDLHVRYEGDDDPDKCTARKLARFDLAELHRSDRATPYGVVLNPHAERALSPADADIAREEALVALDCSWESAGEKTFSLPGEHRALPYLVAGNPVNFGRPMRLTTVEAFAAALSILGEPDHAERVMAKFTWGETFLELNEEPLRRYADCADSSEVVAVQQEYLDRE; via the coding sequence GTGGATCTCCACGTCCGGTACGAGGGCGACGACGACCCCGACAAGTGTACGGCCCGGAAGCTCGCGCGGTTCGACCTCGCGGAACTCCACCGGTCGGACCGGGCCACCCCCTACGGGGTCGTCCTCAATCCCCACGCCGAGCGGGCGCTCTCGCCCGCCGACGCCGACATAGCCCGCGAGGAGGCGCTCGTCGCGCTCGACTGCTCGTGGGAGTCGGCGGGCGAGAAGACGTTCTCGCTTCCGGGCGAGCACCGCGCGCTGCCGTACCTCGTCGCCGGAAACCCCGTGAACTTCGGCCGGCCGATGCGGCTCACGACGGTCGAGGCGTTCGCGGCCGCCCTGTCGATCCTCGGCGAGCCGGACCACGCCGAGCGGGTCATGGCGAAGTTCACCTGGGGCGAGACGTTCCTCGAACTCAACGAGGAGCCGCTGCGGCGGTACGCCGACTGCGCGGACTCGAGCGAGGTCGTCGCGGTCCAGCAGGAGTATCTCGACCGGGAGTGA
- a CDS encoding ornithine cyclodeaminase translates to MSHSRTVEIEGHIIDSGTMQRCFGAVMDLGGSFDVEQFDVGTHEEAESYCRMRVSADDEGTLQAILHELHQNGAVLEDPSDVTLVAAPDDKVVPPDFYSTTNHPTEVRYDGEWIDVERIEMDCALIVDPDGPDGEPRAYTKVLNGVEEGDLVATDESGIRVNPPERPRGSGGAFGFMQGGVSSERPSESTIREVAAELRDVKTAGGNVMVVAGPAVIHSGAGDALADLVAAGYVDSLSAGNGFATHDLERSLYGTSLGMDVETLEHPRKGHKHHIWTISEIIRAGGIEAAVEEGIVTEGVMYECVRNDVDTVLAGSIRDDGPLPDTVTDAVEAQDAIRDQAHDADIVLMLATLLHSVAVGNCLPSTTKTVCVDINPATVTQLLDRGSAQAIGMVTDIGTFVPTLAEFVLEGDDAAVAEAGESA, encoded by the coding sequence ATGAGCCACTCGCGAACCGTCGAGATCGAGGGACACATCATCGACAGCGGGACGATGCAGCGGTGTTTCGGTGCGGTGATGGACCTCGGTGGGTCCTTCGACGTCGAGCAGTTCGACGTGGGAACCCACGAGGAGGCCGAGTCGTACTGCCGGATGCGCGTCTCCGCCGACGACGAGGGGACGCTCCAGGCGATCCTCCACGAGCTCCACCAGAACGGCGCGGTGTTGGAGGATCCCTCCGACGTGACCCTCGTCGCCGCCCCCGACGACAAGGTCGTCCCCCCCGACTTCTACTCGACGACGAACCACCCGACCGAGGTGCGCTACGACGGCGAGTGGATCGACGTCGAGCGGATCGAGATGGACTGCGCGCTGATCGTCGACCCCGACGGCCCCGACGGGGAGCCGCGGGCGTACACGAAGGTGCTCAACGGCGTCGAGGAGGGCGACCTCGTCGCGACCGACGAGTCGGGGATCCGCGTCAACCCGCCCGAGCGCCCCCGCGGCTCCGGCGGCGCGTTCGGCTTCATGCAGGGCGGCGTCTCCTCGGAGCGGCCCTCCGAGTCGACGATCCGCGAGGTGGCCGCGGAGCTGCGCGACGTGAAGACGGCGGGCGGGAACGTGATGGTCGTCGCCGGGCCCGCGGTGATCCACTCGGGCGCGGGCGACGCGCTCGCGGACCTCGTCGCGGCCGGCTACGTCGACTCGCTGTCGGCCGGCAACGGCTTCGCGACCCACGACCTCGAGCGCTCCCTGTACGGCACCTCGTTGGGGATGGACGTCGAGACGCTCGAACACCCGCGGAAGGGACACAAACACCACATCTGGACGATCTCGGAGATCATCCGCGCCGGCGGGATCGAGGCCGCGGTCGAGGAGGGTATCGTCACGGAGGGCGTGATGTACGAGTGCGTGCGAAACGACGTCGACACCGTGCTCGCGGGGTCGATCCGCGACGACGGCCCGCTGCCCGACACGGTCACGGACGCGGTGGAGGCGCAGGACGCGATCCGCGATCAGGCCCACGACGCCGACATCGTGTTGATGCTCGCCACCTTGCTCCACTCGGTCGCGGTCGGGAACTGCCTCCCGTCGACGACGAAGACGGTCTGTGTCGACATCAACCCCGCAACCGTCACGCAGCTGCTCGACCGCGGCTCCGCGCAGGCGATCGGCATGGTCACCGACATCGGCACGTTCGTGCCCACGCTCGCGGAGTTCGTGCTGGAGGGCGACGACGCGGCGGTCGCCGAGGCGGGTGAGAGCGCGTGA
- a CDS encoding GNAT family N-acetyltransferase, with translation MSVALRPYDATTDADGLYDLKLAFERGLGENTGGDQKAATYAGKLTDDYRESWLAWVDRCVADDPRCVTVAVDEAAAGADGPSLVGYVFCLPERLAFIWDAAVINELYLAPDHRGSGVADDLMDAAVDLAADQDLPLDRIVLDVDAANERAQAFYARHGFEHWGEMVARPVGHEDD, from the coding sequence GTGAGCGTCGCGCTCCGTCCCTACGACGCGACGACCGACGCCGACGGACTCTACGACCTGAAGCTCGCCTTCGAGCGCGGGCTCGGCGAGAACACCGGCGGCGACCAGAAGGCGGCGACCTACGCGGGCAAGCTCACCGACGACTACCGCGAGTCGTGGCTCGCGTGGGTCGACCGCTGCGTCGCCGACGACCCGCGCTGCGTGACCGTCGCGGTCGACGAGGCGGCGGCGGGCGCGGACGGTCCCTCCCTCGTCGGCTACGTCTTCTGTCTCCCCGAGCGGCTGGCGTTCATTTGGGACGCGGCCGTGATAAACGAACTTTACCTCGCGCCCGATCACCGAGGGAGCGGGGTCGCCGACGACCTCATGGACGCCGCGGTCGACCTCGCCGCCGACCAGGACCTCCCGCTCGACCGGATCGTGCTCGACGTCGACGCCGCGAACGAGCGCGCGCAGGCCTTCTACGCGCGCCACGGATTCGAACACTGGGGCGAGATGGTCGCGCGCCCGGTCGGCCACGAGGACGACTGA
- a CDS encoding coenzyme F420-0:L-glutamate ligase gives MELFAVPDLPEIREGDDLAAMIGERVDLRDDDVVVVASTVVSKAEGRTRDLDDFPASPRANEIADRLSEIAGEEKDPRFAQAVLEESTELIMEAPFLLTATRFGHVGVNAGIDRSNVPDGDLLLLPKRPSESAARIREGLAADRVVVSDTCGRPFRHGQRGVAIGWAGMPASRDWRGERDRDGREMGVTVQNVIDELASAANLVAGEGDGGTPVVVVRDWAFGDHDGSDSHFREVEGDFVRQALRGWNYEA, from the coding sequence ATGGAGCTGTTCGCCGTCCCGGACCTCCCGGAGATCCGGGAGGGAGACGACCTCGCGGCCATGATCGGCGAGCGCGTCGACCTCCGAGACGACGACGTGGTCGTCGTCGCCAGCACCGTCGTCTCCAAGGCGGAGGGGCGCACGCGCGACCTCGACGACTTCCCGGCGAGCCCCCGCGCGAACGAGATCGCCGACCGGCTCTCCGAGATCGCCGGCGAGGAGAAGGACCCCCGGTTCGCGCAGGCGGTCCTCGAGGAGTCCACCGAACTGATCATGGAGGCTCCCTTCCTGCTCACGGCGACCCGCTTCGGCCACGTCGGCGTCAACGCCGGGATCGACCGCTCGAACGTTCCCGACGGCGACCTGCTGTTGCTCCCGAAGCGCCCCTCCGAGAGCGCGGCGCGGATCCGCGAGGGGCTCGCGGCCGACCGCGTGGTCGTCAGCGACACCTGCGGCCGGCCGTTCCGCCACGGGCAACGCGGCGTCGCGATCGGCTGGGCCGGCATGCCGGCGAGCCGCGACTGGCGCGGCGAGCGCGACCGCGACGGCCGCGAGATGGGCGTCACCGTCCAGAACGTGATCGACGAGCTCGCGAGCGCCGCCAACCTCGTCGCCGGCGAGGGCGACGGGGGAACCCCCGTCGTCGTCGTCCGCGACTGGGCGTTCGGCGACCACGACGGCTCGGACAGCCACTTCCGCGAGGTCGAGGGCGACTTCGTCCGGCAGGCGTTACGCGGCTGGAACTACGAGGCGTAG
- a CDS encoding heavy metal translocating P-type ATPase — translation MSERNGTTDTGSGDAEGGAPEGRDPGGAGPETHGSELRLTVPDMDCASCAGKVEGALDRAGVLSVDTRPTTGVVVVTHDPAVLDADAVVAAVEGAGYDVADADADTVADDLWRSPRAIATAAGGILLILGLVLEWLLPGANPVFATVGGGVGIVGPWEVSGASLAYLLAIAVAAPPILRNGYYSLRGLSLDIDLLMSIGVVAALLIDLPFEAATLAVLFSTAELLERFSIDRARTSLRELMELSPDEAVVIRDGAEETVPAAAVAVGERLAVRPGERVPLDGVVREGSGAVDESPITGESVPAEKEPGDEVYAGSINEAGYLEVEATAPAEESTIAQVVELVEAAGAEETRAERFVDRFAAVYTPIVVTAAVATVVLGTVVVGGPTETWFVRGLTLLVIACPCAFVISTPVSVVSGVTAAARNGVLIKGGEHLEAAGDVDAVAVDKTGTLTTGDLAVTDAVPLGGTDADDLLACATALERRSEHPVAKAIVAYGEDAGEEAGGSDGGADRDDPVRDDTDRDVTGFEALAGEGVRAEIGGETHYAGKPSLFEELGFDLGHAHVRTDGGRLERLDETGAVDGSGSSDGTDRLDEPEPCEHGEYLDLAGETIPRLQAAGKTVVLVGTEERLEGVIAVADAVRPEAAWAVDRLHALGIERVVMLTGDNERTARAIGETVGVDEVRAELLPDEKVAAVREIGDESDGGVAMVGDGINDAPALAAADVGIAMGAAGTDTALETADVALMADDLTRLPYVIDLSARAGRTIRTNIGASLAVKALLAAGAPFGYVTVAMAVIVGDMGMSLGVTGNALRLGSVEPAEPPEAREPPEPAVATGATDSTETTE, via the coding sequence ATGAGCGAACGAAACGGGACGACCGACACCGGATCCGGCGACGCCGAGGGCGGCGCGCCCGAAGGCCGCGATCCCGGCGGTGCCGGTCCCGAGACTCACGGTTCCGAGCTCCGGCTCACGGTCCCCGACATGGACTGTGCGTCCTGTGCGGGCAAGGTCGAGGGAGCCCTCGACCGCGCGGGCGTCCTCTCGGTCGACACGCGGCCGACGACCGGGGTCGTCGTCGTCACCCACGACCCGGCGGTGCTCGACGCCGACGCGGTCGTCGCGGCGGTCGAGGGCGCGGGCTACGACGTCGCCGACGCGGACGCGGACACGGTCGCCGACGACCTGTGGCGGAGCCCGCGAGCGATCGCGACCGCGGCCGGCGGGATCCTCCTTATCCTCGGACTCGTCCTCGAGTGGCTCCTTCCGGGAGCGAACCCCGTCTTCGCCACCGTCGGCGGGGGCGTCGGAATCGTCGGCCCGTGGGAGGTCTCGGGCGCGTCGCTCGCGTACCTGCTGGCGATCGCGGTCGCGGCCCCGCCGATCCTCCGGAACGGCTACTACTCGCTGCGGGGACTGAGCCTCGACATCGACCTCCTGATGTCGATCGGCGTGGTCGCCGCCCTGCTGATCGACCTCCCGTTCGAGGCGGCGACGCTCGCGGTGCTGTTCTCGACCGCGGAGCTGCTGGAGCGCTTCTCGATCGACCGCGCGCGCACCTCGCTGCGGGAGCTGATGGAGCTCTCGCCCGACGAGGCGGTCGTGATCCGCGACGGCGCGGAGGAGACCGTCCCGGCGGCGGCGGTCGCGGTCGGCGAGCGGCTCGCGGTCCGACCCGGCGAGCGCGTCCCCCTCGACGGGGTGGTCCGCGAGGGGTCGGGAGCCGTCGACGAGTCGCCGATCACCGGCGAGTCGGTGCCCGCGGAGAAGGAGCCGGGCGACGAGGTGTACGCCGGCTCGATCAACGAGGCCGGCTACCTCGAGGTCGAGGCCACCGCGCCCGCCGAGGAGTCGACCATCGCGCAGGTGGTCGAACTCGTCGAGGCGGCGGGGGCCGAGGAGACCCGCGCCGAGCGGTTCGTCGACCGGTTCGCGGCCGTCTACACGCCGATCGTCGTGACCGCCGCGGTCGCGACCGTCGTCCTCGGTACCGTCGTCGTCGGCGGCCCGACGGAGACGTGGTTCGTCCGCGGACTCACCCTGCTCGTGATCGCGTGTCCGTGCGCGTTCGTCATCTCGACGCCCGTCAGCGTCGTCTCCGGGGTCACCGCCGCCGCGCGAAACGGCGTCCTGATCAAGGGCGGCGAACACCTGGAGGCCGCGGGAGACGTCGACGCCGTCGCCGTCGACAAGACGGGGACTCTCACGACCGGCGACCTCGCGGTCACCGACGCCGTCCCGCTCGGCGGCACCGACGCCGACGATCTCCTCGCGTGTGCGACCGCCCTGGAGCGCCGGAGCGAACACCCCGTCGCGAAGGCGATCGTGGCGTACGGAGAGGACGCCGGCGAGGAGGCCGGCGGAAGCGACGGCGGTGCCGACCGCGACGACCCCGTCCGCGACGACACCGACCGCGACGTGACCGGCTTCGAGGCGCTCGCCGGCGAGGGCGTCCGGGCGGAGATCGGCGGCGAGACCCACTACGCCGGCAAGCCGTCGCTGTTCGAGGAGCTCGGTTTCGACCTGGGTCACGCCCACGTCCGGACCGACGGGGGACGCCTCGAGCGGTTGGACGAAACCGGCGCGGTCGACGGAAGCGGATCGTCGGACGGCACCGATCGGCTCGACGAGCCCGAGCCCTGCGAACACGGCGAGTACCTCGACCTCGCCGGCGAGACGATCCCCCGGCTCCAGGCCGCGGGCAAGACGGTCGTGCTCGTCGGCACCGAGGAGCGGCTGGAGGGCGTCATCGCGGTCGCCGACGCCGTCCGGCCGGAGGCGGCGTGGGCCGTCGATCGGCTCCACGCGCTCGGGATCGAGCGCGTCGTGATGCTCACCGGCGACAACGAGCGGACCGCCCGCGCGATCGGCGAGACCGTGGGCGTCGACGAGGTCCGCGCCGAGCTGCTCCCGGACGAGAAGGTCGCCGCCGTCCGCGAGATCGGCGACGAAAGCGACGGCGGGGTCGCGATGGTCGGCGACGGGATCAACGACGCTCCCGCCCTGGCGGCCGCCGACGTCGGGATCGCGATGGGCGCGGCCGGCACCGACACCGCCCTCGAGACCGCGGACGTGGCGCTCATGGCCGATGACCTGACCCGCCTGCCGTACGTGATCGACCTCTCGGCGCGCGCCGGACGGACGATCCGGACGAACATCGGCGCGTCGCTGGCCGTGAAGGCGCTTCTCGCCGCGGGCGCGCCGTTCGGCTACGTCACCGTCGCGATGGCGGTGATCGTCGGCGACATGGGGATGAGCCTCGGCGTCACCGGCAACGCGCTCCGGCTCGGGAGCGTCGAGCCGGCGGAGCCGCCGGAGGCGAGGGAACCGCCGGAGCCTGCGGTTGCGACGGGAGCGACCGACTCGACTGAAACGACGGAGTAG
- a CDS encoding site-2 protease family protein, with translation MNTVLWVLTGILAYTAAMTWLRNRGILPDSVRVSGPLTTLHTRRGRMFLERLAGPRRFWRAVANLGLGGALVAMVGSFVLIVSSGMSALSATQPSAIQQPQNFLIIPGVNEFLPLSVAPEIVGGLAIAMVVHEGAHGLLCRVEDIEIDSMGLVFLAILPVGAFVEPDEEATREASRGARARMFAAGVTANVVLTVVVFALLFGPVVGAMGVAPGYAVGEVNPGSPAAEADLARGDRIVAVAGEPVADAAEFEAALADADADVSLLVDDGDGEREVTVERELQAIGSAGANPFGVTVDDDPIVVAAVNGEPVRTEGAFLAAVGDDERATVTTETADGGNATETEVPIGAYVVGVQEDGPIHDAGAAVGEPLTIVEIDGDRIRDDAELASTLQRREPGATVEVIAYTAADERVAYDVELDAHPNREGGFIGVSVFPGTSGLALDDVGVSEYPAGAYLELLGGDGGEGALDGVPIGGLADSALGLVFVTLILPLGSLFGLPFNFAGFAGGITNFYVLEGGLAFLGGGAFLFANLLFWTGWINIQLALFNCLPAFPLDGGRILRMVAEAVVSRLPIGDRHAAVRTITVSSGLVMLFGLVAMVFGNRILSALGLI, from the coding sequence ATGAACACGGTGCTGTGGGTCCTGACGGGGATCCTCGCGTACACGGCGGCCATGACGTGGCTCCGGAACCGGGGGATCCTCCCGGACTCCGTGCGGGTCTCCGGCCCGCTCACGACCCTCCACACCCGTCGCGGGCGGATGTTCCTCGAGCGACTGGCCGGGCCGCGGCGGTTCTGGCGCGCGGTCGCGAACCTCGGGCTCGGCGGCGCGCTCGTCGCGATGGTCGGATCCTTCGTCCTCATCGTCTCTTCGGGCATGTCGGCGCTGTCGGCCACGCAGCCCTCCGCGATCCAGCAGCCGCAGAACTTCCTCATCATCCCCGGCGTCAACGAGTTCCTCCCGCTGTCGGTCGCGCCCGAGATCGTCGGCGGGCTCGCGATCGCGATGGTCGTCCACGAGGGGGCCCACGGCCTGCTTTGTCGCGTCGAAGACATCGAGATCGACTCGATGGGGCTCGTCTTCCTCGCGATCCTCCCGGTCGGCGCGTTCGTCGAACCGGACGAGGAGGCGACTCGGGAGGCGTCCCGCGGCGCGCGCGCCCGGATGTTCGCCGCGGGCGTCACCGCGAACGTCGTCCTCACGGTCGTCGTCTTCGCGCTGCTCTTCGGGCCCGTCGTCGGCGCGATGGGCGTCGCGCCCGGCTACGCGGTCGGCGAGGTGAACCCGGGGTCGCCGGCGGCCGAGGCGGACCTCGCGCGCGGCGACCGGATCGTGGCGGTCGCCGGCGAGCCGGTCGCGGACGCCGCCGAGTTCGAGGCCGCGCTCGCGGACGCCGACGCGGACGTCTCGCTGCTCGTCGACGACGGCGACGGGGAGCGCGAGGTCACGGTCGAACGCGAGCTCCAGGCTATCGGCTCCGCCGGCGCCAACCCCTTCGGCGTCACGGTCGACGACGACCCGATCGTCGTCGCCGCCGTGAACGGCGAGCCGGTGCGGACCGAGGGCGCGTTCCTCGCGGCCGTCGGCGACGACGAGCGCGCGACCGTGACGACCGAGACGGCCGACGGCGGGAACGCCACGGAGACCGAGGTGCCGATCGGCGCGTACGTCGTCGGCGTCCAGGAGGACGGCCCGATCCACGACGCGGGCGCGGCGGTCGGCGAGCCGCTCACGATCGTGGAGATCGACGGCGACCGGATCCGCGACGACGCGGAACTCGCGTCGACGCTTCAACGGCGCGAGCCCGGAGCGACCGTCGAGGTGATCGCGTACACCGCCGCAGACGAGCGCGTCGCCTACGACGTCGAGCTCGACGCCCACCCCAACCGCGAGGGCGGGTTCATCGGCGTGAGCGTCTTCCCCGGCACGAGCGGGCTCGCGCTCGACGACGTCGGCGTCTCCGAGTACCCCGCGGGCGCGTACCTCGAACTGCTCGGCGGCGACGGCGGCGAGGGGGCGCTCGACGGGGTCCCGATCGGCGGGCTCGCGGACTCCGCGCTCGGGCTCGTCTTCGTCACGCTGATCCTCCCGCTCGGCAGCCTCTTCGGGCTCCCCTTCAACTTCGCCGGCTTCGCCGGCGGGATCACCAACTTCTACGTCCTCGAGGGCGGGCTCGCGTTCCTCGGCGGCGGCGCGTTCCTGTTCGCGAACCTGCTCTTCTGGACCGGCTGGATCAACATCCAGCTCGCGCTGTTCAACTGCCTGCCGGCGTTCCCGCTCGACGGCGGCCGGATCCTGCGGATGGTCGCCGAGGCGGTCGTGAGCCGGCTCCCGATCGGCGACCGGCACGCGGCCGTCCGGACGATCACGGTCTCCTCCGGGCTGGTCATGCTCTTCGGGCTGGTGGCGATGGTGTTCGGCAACCGGATCCTCTCGGCGCTCGGGCTGATCTGA